In Paenibacillus algicola, a genomic segment contains:
- a CDS encoding ABC transporter substrate-binding protein — protein sequence MKKSLAVLLSSVLVFGLTACGSDSKESAGTPEAGGQEQTTTLRIYAQYSDEDTKGYYDYAAAELAKEMPNVKLELEVQAQDDGQKLKSYAATGNLPDIFNAGQDQINLFRKSNNILQLDDYAEKMKFKDNMQPSAMNTLYADDEHIYAFPYAGNEFVLIYYNKELFEQNGVAIPTTKAELLTAIEAFQAKGITPMSIFAKEKWITTALYDIFATRYDPRGIKGLDSGETKPSDEAYGKAAQDVIDLVAAGLLPKGATNLNYDQAAALFHEGKAAMFVNGQWEIEASTKALGDKAGYLYYPAPDQAMYEQNKLAFSGGGSPGGFAVSANTKHKDLAAEVASFMALKYAEFKYTQKGSPIVATKVDMEPAKAFDPMMVTLSEDIPNITSTTAFAWGLSNAKFKAAIEDASQSLLMDGYSAQQFVSDLESALK from the coding sequence ATGAAAAAAAGCTTGGCCGTACTTTTAAGCTCCGTTCTCGTATTCGGATTAACTGCCTGCGGCAGTGACTCCAAGGAAAGCGCCGGTACGCCGGAGGCGGGCGGACAGGAGCAGACAACCACACTTCGCATCTACGCCCAATACTCGGATGAAGACACCAAGGGATATTACGATTATGCTGCTGCCGAGCTGGCCAAGGAGATGCCTAACGTCAAGCTGGAGCTGGAGGTTCAGGCCCAGGACGATGGACAGAAGCTGAAGTCCTATGCAGCCACAGGCAATCTTCCGGACATTTTCAATGCCGGTCAGGATCAGATCAATCTGTTCCGCAAATCCAACAATATCCTTCAGCTTGATGACTATGCGGAGAAGATGAAATTCAAGGACAACATGCAGCCGAGCGCCATGAACACGCTGTACGCGGATGACGAGCATATTTATGCCTTCCCTTATGCGGGCAACGAGTTCGTGCTCATTTATTACAACAAGGAGCTGTTTGAGCAAAACGGCGTGGCGATCCCGACTACAAAAGCGGAGCTGCTGACAGCCATCGAGGCCTTCCAGGCTAAAGGCATTACGCCGATGTCGATTTTTGCCAAGGAGAAGTGGATCACTACGGCACTGTATGATATTTTTGCAACTCGCTATGATCCAAGAGGGATTAAAGGTCTTGACAGCGGGGAGACGAAGCCAAGCGACGAAGCCTATGGAAAGGCAGCCCAGGATGTGATCGACCTCGTCGCTGCAGGACTGCTGCCGAAGGGCGCAACGAACCTGAATTATGATCAGGCCGCAGCACTGTTTCATGAGGGTAAGGCAGCCATGTTCGTCAACGGACAATGGGAGATTGAGGCTTCCACCAAGGCTCTTGGCGACAAGGCCGGCTACCTGTACTACCCGGCGCCGGATCAGGCCATGTATGAGCAGAACAAGCTGGCCTTCAGCGGCGGCGGAAGCCCGGGCGGCTTCGCTGTCTCGGCCAACACGAAGCATAAGGATCTTGCCGCCGAGGTTGCGAGCTTTATGGCACTGAAATATGCGGAGTTCAAGTACACCCAGAAGGGCAGCCCGATTGTAGCCACCAAGGTTGACATGGAGCCGGCCAAGGCGTTTGACCCGATGATGGTTACGCTGTCCGAGGACATTCCCAACATTACAAGCACAACCGCGTTTGCCTGGGGCCTCTCCAATGCCAAGTTCAAGGCAGCGATTGAGGATGCCAGCCAGAGCCTGCTGATGGATGGTTATTCGGCACAGCAATTTGTGTCTGACCTCGAAAGCGCTCTGAAATAA
- a CDS encoding response regulator, whose amino-acid sequence MNRLIKLMVVDDEQIFRDYLCTLLPWEDYGMTIAAVAKNGQDALTQAESSMPDIALIDISMPFMDGLQLSEALKQRSPHVAIVLVTGHNEFEYARRALKLGVQDYILKPFSKEELLLTLLHIQEDILKVQEDKETHQSSRRMRREVDLNRLVSGELADPEARLSEILREQGAVPESGRFLTACIEIDNMNARWRQISDRELWKFAVMNILSETMAFSGNHIVFNGPEGRIVCIFEVGSGDGGLGSLGLSFPAPPPADYVEGCEKLKFLIRKYLKFTVTIGVGRLHQGPAEISLSYKEALLALQHKFVLGYDQVINYSTHAAVAGKSPVGLLTPSMHEALLVSMRAGNWEEVQDQLEGIFEKLESAQMTIDYVFVICMSLVSLCLSCVSENGHPIEDCFGEDFYPYSDIVTKPNMEEAKLWIIGLFHKANQYMQLHRKTKSGKIAEAAKLFIDQHYTDPDLKVEHIAASVYINSSYLRALFKKTHGMTVTDYILQKRMQHAASLLTSDRALRLSDIAEEIGYHDPAYFSRTFKKYFGYSPSEYENLPHSKSSYMRE is encoded by the coding sequence ATGAACCGTTTGATCAAGCTGATGGTCGTGGATGATGAACAGATTTTTCGAGATTATTTGTGCACCTTGCTGCCCTGGGAGGACTATGGGATGACGATTGCCGCGGTTGCCAAGAACGGCCAGGACGCCTTGACCCAGGCGGAGTCCTCCATGCCGGACATTGCTCTGATCGATATCAGCATGCCGTTTATGGATGGCCTGCAGCTCAGCGAGGCACTGAAGCAGCGCAGTCCCCACGTCGCTATTGTCCTCGTAACAGGGCATAATGAATTCGAATATGCGAGAAGAGCACTGAAGCTGGGCGTGCAGGATTATATCCTGAAGCCCTTTTCCAAAGAAGAGCTGCTGCTGACACTCCTGCACATTCAAGAGGATATTCTCAAGGTCCAGGAGGATAAAGAGACGCATCAGTCCAGCCGGCGCATGCGGCGCGAGGTGGATCTGAACCGGCTCGTTAGCGGTGAGCTCGCAGACCCTGAGGCCCGGCTGAGTGAGATCCTGCGGGAGCAGGGTGCCGTCCCTGAGAGCGGCCGCTTCCTGACGGCCTGCATCGAGATTGACAATATGAACGCCCGATGGCGCCAGATCAGTGACCGGGAGCTGTGGAAGTTCGCGGTGATGAATATTTTGAGCGAGACGATGGCGTTCTCCGGCAATCATATCGTCTTTAACGGACCGGAAGGGCGAATCGTATGTATCTTTGAAGTCGGCAGCGGTGACGGAGGACTAGGCTCTCTTGGTCTCTCCTTCCCTGCCCCGCCGCCGGCAGACTATGTCGAGGGCTGTGAGAAGCTGAAGTTTCTCATCCGCAAGTATTTGAAATTTACAGTTACGATCGGCGTGGGCAGGCTGCACCAAGGACCTGCCGAGATTTCCCTTTCCTACAAAGAGGCGCTGCTCGCGCTGCAGCATAAATTTGTGCTGGGGTATGACCAGGTTATCAATTACAGCACCCATGCCGCGGTCGCCGGCAAGTCCCCGGTCGGCTTGCTGACGCCGAGCATGCACGAGGCGCTGCTGGTCAGTATGCGTGCGGGAAACTGGGAGGAGGTTCAGGATCAGCTGGAGGGGATTTTTGAGAAGCTGGAGTCGGCGCAGATGACGATCGATTACGTGTTTGTCATTTGCATGAGCCTGGTCTCCTTGTGCCTGTCCTGCGTCTCCGAGAATGGACATCCCATTGAGGACTGCTTCGGTGAAGATTTTTACCCATACAGCGACATCGTAACGAAGCCCAATATGGAAGAAGCCAAGCTATGGATCATCGGCCTGTTTCACAAGGCGAACCAGTATATGCAGCTGCACCGCAAGACCAAATCGGGCAAAATTGCCGAAGCCGCCAAGCTTTTTATTGATCAGCATTACACCGACCCGGACCTGAAGGTAGAGCATATTGCAGCCAGTGTGTACATTAACTCCAGCTATCTGCGGGCACTGTTTAAGAAAACGCATGGTATGACGGTGACGGATTATATTTTGCAAAAACGAATGCAGCATGCCGCCTCTCTCCTGACAAGCGACCGGGCACTCCGGCTGTCTGACATTGCAGAGGAAATCGGATACCATGATCCCGCTTATTTCAGCAGAACCTTTAAGAAATACTTCGGCTATTCACCGAGCGAATATGAAAATCTGCCGCATTCGAAATCCTCCTACATGCGCGAATAA
- the spoVAC gene encoding stage V sporulation protein AC: protein MSAEEYKAVAQKHQPPGQIMKNCLKAFVVGGFICIIGQAIQQFFMTFFDMSTKEASNPTVAVMILISVILTSFGVYDKIAQWAGAGTAVPVTGFANSMCSAALEHRAEGLVLGVGASMFKLAGSVIVFGTVAAFVIGIIYALLGAGGGQ, encoded by the coding sequence ATGAGTGCAGAGGAATACAAAGCGGTCGCTCAGAAGCATCAGCCGCCGGGTCAGATTATGAAAAACTGCCTGAAGGCCTTTGTTGTCGGCGGCTTCATCTGCATTATCGGACAAGCCATTCAGCAGTTTTTTATGACGTTTTTTGATATGAGCACGAAAGAAGCCTCTAACCCGACCGTAGCGGTCATGATCCTGATCTCTGTCATTTTGACCTCCTTCGGGGTGTACGACAAGATTGCTCAATGGGCAGGGGCGGGGACGGCTGTTCCGGTCACCGGCTTTGCCAACTCCATGTGCTCTGCCGCGCTTGAGCATCGAGCAGAGGGGCTGGTGCTGGGGGTAGGAGCCAGCATGTTCAAGCTCGCGGGCTCGGTCATTGTGTTCGGTACGGTGGCTGCTTTTGTGATCGGAATTATATATGCCCTGCTGGGTGCCGGAGGAGGCCAGTGA
- a CDS encoding cache domain-containing sensor histidine kinase yields MRLYKKALQLRQWFSNRKIRTKIMLVYLPLLLLPLLIVGYTANTIYSSAIISKSTQSFTQNSALTISRIDGMLRNTASAANMLALNLNRVLEEGRKSGQNELGRYNAINTQLSLALLVFPDVDSIVFIDAGGKVYGTHPELEHRSLSIQSQDAYRSVMKTNGVNFWLPMQRREYLTTDPDAALLTLGKKIINIQTGDSLGLLFLLIREEQLSEVLQKLNAEPSGRYFISDGQGKVISASDPQLLLTVIPEDEIRSWVSSTPQGASTRMIEGERSLLAASSFPELGWKLVSITPLQALTNGLEQLQWTLLAVAALCSLFALLGAGFLSKIIARPIVELARSMKGFQEGHLDVQLEVKSRDELGYFVLGFNQMRRRIKELLRNVMQEQKKKREVELALIQAQIKPHFLYNTLDVIYALSQMNRMREVQYTTKALADFYRAALSQGREVITLEEEIRIVRDYLAIQHVRYRDVFTYEIEISPECYQVPILKLTIQPLVENAIYHGLKEKEGGGHLHIRCDLNGDVIQIDVEDNGKGMPADQAERLLYPAAAASPPAAGKGSSYGLRNVNDRIRLFFGPAYGLQIQSQPDSGTTVRISLPQAWNPVTEGNEPFDQADGRG; encoded by the coding sequence ATGAGATTATATAAAAAAGCCCTGCAGCTCCGGCAATGGTTTAGCAATCGGAAAATACGGACCAAAATTATGCTGGTCTATCTTCCCCTGCTGCTGCTCCCGCTCCTGATCGTCGGTTATACTGCCAATACGATCTACTCCAGTGCCATCATCAGCAAGTCAACCCAGAGCTTTACGCAAAATTCAGCATTGACGATCAGTCGAATTGACGGCATGCTTCGCAATACCGCCAGCGCCGCCAACATGCTGGCCTTAAACCTGAACCGGGTGCTGGAGGAGGGGCGGAAATCGGGCCAGAATGAGCTGGGACGTTACAACGCGATTAACACGCAGCTAAGCCTCGCGCTGCTCGTATTTCCAGATGTAGACTCCATCGTATTTATTGATGCCGGAGGCAAGGTGTATGGGACCCATCCGGAGCTGGAGCATCGCAGCCTCAGCATCCAGAGCCAGGATGCATACCGCAGCGTCATGAAGACGAACGGCGTTAACTTCTGGCTGCCCATGCAGCGCCGGGAATATTTGACGACCGATCCGGATGCCGCCCTGCTTACCCTGGGCAAGAAAATTATTAACATTCAGACCGGCGATTCTCTCGGTCTGCTCTTTCTTCTCATTCGCGAGGAGCAGCTGTCCGAGGTGCTGCAGAAGCTGAACGCCGAGCCGTCTGGACGCTATTTCATCTCGGATGGACAGGGCAAGGTAATTTCTGCTTCAGATCCGCAGCTTCTGCTCACCGTAATCCCGGAGGACGAAATCCGCTCCTGGGTAAGCTCAACTCCCCAGGGGGCCAGCACACGAATGATAGAGGGTGAGCGCTCTCTGCTCGCCGCCAGCAGCTTTCCGGAGCTGGGATGGAAGCTGGTCAGCATCACGCCCCTGCAAGCTCTGACCAATGGACTGGAGCAGCTGCAATGGACACTGCTGGCGGTCGCGGCACTCTGCAGCCTCTTCGCCCTCCTCGGAGCTGGCTTCCTGTCCAAAATCATTGCCAGGCCGATCGTGGAGCTGGCCCGCAGCATGAAAGGATTTCAGGAGGGGCATCTGGATGTCCAGCTGGAGGTCAAGTCACGCGATGAGCTTGGCTACTTTGTCCTCGGCTTTAATCAAATGCGGCGCCGGATCAAGGAGCTTCTGCGCAATGTGATGCAGGAGCAGAAGAAAAAGCGTGAAGTGGAGCTGGCACTGATTCAGGCCCAGATCAAGCCGCATTTTTTGTACAATACTCTGGATGTGATTTATGCCCTTTCCCAGATGAACCGGATGAGAGAGGTGCAGTATACAACCAAGGCGCTGGCGGACTTCTACCGTGCTGCGCTGAGTCAGGGCCGGGAGGTCATTACGCTGGAGGAGGAAATCCGCATTGTTCGGGATTACCTGGCTATTCAGCATGTGCGCTACCGGGACGTATTCACTTATGAGATCGAGATCAGTCCGGAATGCTATCAGGTTCCGATTCTGAAGCTGACTATCCAGCCGCTGGTTGAGAATGCCATATATCATGGACTTAAAGAAAAGGAAGGCGGCGGACACCTTCATATCCGGTGTGATCTGAATGGAGACGTCATCCAGATCGACGTAGAGGATAATGGCAAAGGCATGCCGGCAGACCAAGCAGAGCGGCTTCTGTATCCTGCCGCCGCCGCTTCTCCTCCCGCTGCAGGCAAGGGGTCCTCCTACGGACTGAGAAATGTCAATGATCGCATTCGGCTGTTCTTCGGACCGGCGTACGGCCTGCAAATTCAAAGCCAGCCAGACTCGGGAACCACGGTCCGCATCTCACTGCCCCAAGCATGGAATCCTGTCACAGAAGGGAATGAACCGTTTGATCAAGCTGATGGTCGTGGATGA
- a CDS encoding AraC family transcriptional regulator — translation MNVKGPTLQHPKPAVRQMLQSDTEYRLELPYGTESLIYYIGINHKQNWHTAVHSHDHYELCYVVRGSSSYIIDNTLYRMDHGEFLITKPGEAHYGLAEEQSPFTLYYLGFKPSLLPALQRELIHLGPGRVAKDATGSMRALFEQLFTEMKEPQLLDREMAGALLQQLLIILLRLCRNPDPATGISQPGPLHPAVIQTLDYLHAEIRYDHSPEELATQFNISRSHLSREFRQAAGMPLASYIRLLCLDKARHELLHSTKPVTEIAEELCFSSIHTFSIFFKRFTGLSPSEFRRKQGST, via the coding sequence ATGAATGTGAAGGGGCCTACCTTACAGCATCCCAAGCCGGCGGTCCGCCAGATGCTGCAGAGTGATACAGAATACCGTCTGGAGCTGCCGTACGGCACTGAAAGCCTCATTTACTATATTGGCATCAATCACAAGCAGAACTGGCATACGGCTGTGCATTCTCATGATCATTACGAGCTGTGCTATGTAGTCCGTGGAAGCAGCTCTTACATTATCGACAACACGCTGTATCGGATGGACCACGGTGAGTTTTTGATCACCAAGCCGGGAGAAGCACACTATGGTCTTGCCGAAGAGCAGTCGCCCTTTACTCTTTATTATTTAGGATTTAAGCCGTCCCTGCTCCCCGCGCTCCAGCGCGAGCTGATTCATCTTGGGCCTGGCCGGGTCGCAAAGGATGCCACCGGCAGCATGAGAGCTCTCTTTGAGCAATTGTTTACGGAAATGAAAGAGCCGCAGCTGCTCGATCGAGAAATGGCCGGCGCCCTGCTGCAGCAGCTGCTAATTATCCTGCTGCGTTTATGCCGGAATCCGGACCCGGCGACCGGCATTTCTCAGCCGGGTCCCCTGCACCCTGCAGTCATTCAAACGCTTGACTACCTGCATGCGGAAATACGCTATGACCACTCCCCTGAGGAGCTTGCTACACAGTTTAATATTAGCCGCTCCCACTTATCCCGGGAGTTCCGGCAGGCAGCCGGTATGCCGCTGGCCTCTTATATCCGGCTGCTCTGCCTGGACAAAGCAAGGCATGAGCTGCTGCACTCTACCAAGCCGGTGACGGAAATTGCGGAGGAGCTGTGTTTTTCGTCCATTCATACGTTCAGTATTTTTTTCAAGCGGTTTACCGGTTTGTCCCCTTCAGAGTTTCGAAGAAAACAGGGGTCTACGTAG
- a CDS encoding LacI family DNA-binding transcriptional regulator, translated as MRSKITIQNIADHLGLSKYAVSRALSGKSGVSPQTRDLIIQTAEHMGYRTASMRTPVPARPATDQALPAGGTVLVLFPNLRHQNDESPYWGPLFEGLSAALQAKSIRVLTLTDVSGDSLDSLLHPKAITGVITIGNISTSALREVQRFHLPLVMVDHVDPHISCDHIFTDNWSAMETLVRGMTERGYTSFQFIGFSSEAQSYRERWLSFRTTVEELGLKQEQIPELLSADLSSFPQLLEEVFRQHELPEVLVCVNDFYAAYTLDALRSLSMEGLEECVFTGFDQTHAFPALKATVRVDQETLGQRAVDQLLWRIQHPAAQPEKRLIQGQVIFRS; from the coding sequence ATGCGCAGCAAAATCACAATTCAAAACATTGCAGACCATTTAGGCCTGTCCAAATATGCAGTGTCCCGGGCGCTTTCCGGCAAATCGGGGGTCAGCCCCCAGACTCGGGATCTTATTATTCAGACCGCAGAGCACATGGGCTACCGGACGGCTTCGATGCGGACGCCGGTTCCCGCCAGGCCTGCCACAGATCAGGCTCTGCCTGCTGGCGGAACCGTACTGGTGCTGTTTCCGAACCTGAGGCACCAGAACGATGAATCACCGTACTGGGGTCCGCTGTTTGAAGGGCTGTCTGCAGCTCTGCAGGCGAAATCAATCCGGGTGTTGACCTTGACCGATGTAAGCGGTGATTCTCTGGACTCCCTGCTCCACCCGAAAGCGATCACGGGAGTCATCACGATTGGCAACATCTCCACCTCCGCGCTGCGGGAGGTTCAGCGCTTTCACCTTCCTCTGGTTATGGTAGATCATGTGGATCCGCACATTTCGTGTGATCATATCTTTACAGACAATTGGTCCGCGATGGAGACCCTCGTGAGAGGCATGACAGAAAGAGGCTACACCTCATTTCAATTCATCGGCTTCTCCTCTGAAGCGCAGAGCTACCGGGAACGCTGGCTAAGCTTTCGCACGACAGTGGAGGAGCTGGGGCTGAAGCAGGAACAGATCCCGGAGCTGCTCTCCGCAGATTTGTCATCATTCCCTCAGCTGCTGGAGGAGGTATTCCGTCAGCACGAACTGCCCGAGGTGCTCGTATGCGTGAATGATTTCTACGCTGCTTATACCCTGGATGCACTGCGCAGCCTCTCCATGGAGGGACTGGAGGAATGCGTCTTTACCGGCTTTGATCAAACTCACGCTTTTCCGGCTTTGAAGGCAACCGTCCGGGTGGATCAGGAAACCCTCGGCCAGAGAGCCGTTGACCAGCTGCTATGGCGTATCCAGCATCCGGCGGCACAGCCGGAGAAGCGCCTGATTCAAGGACAGGTCATCTTCAGATCCTGA
- a CDS encoding phytanoyl-CoA dioxygenase family protein, with product MNTRNVLEDVLPKEQDISFFEENGYWLSPVIFSDEELKEMMEHQDRLYRGEYETGREPASNWIEGRDRPGALRKTDNSHWADLTLRKLATDPVIGSIAGRLMKADQIRLFHDQLLYKPGRGTGKESVNVGWHQDYVYWQCCSEPTLITAWVAFQDTDLSNGSLQMVPRSHKWGMLNINDFFEQNMEKQEEEMEIPENERFAPVPMIMKAGQVSFHHALTIHGSGANNSSSPRKSMAVHMMTGDTTYRYSPKGDHHFNAQMMQGREGERFEGDAWPVMFDASKGN from the coding sequence ATGAACACACGGAACGTGCTGGAGGATGTACTGCCAAAGGAACAGGATATTTCTTTTTTTGAAGAGAACGGGTACTGGCTGTCACCGGTTATTTTCTCGGATGAAGAATTGAAAGAAATGATGGAGCACCAGGACCGTTTGTATCGTGGGGAATATGAAACCGGAAGGGAGCCGGCGTCGAATTGGATTGAGGGGCGTGACCGTCCCGGGGCACTGCGCAAGACAGACAACAGCCATTGGGCTGACCTGACGCTGCGCAAGCTCGCTACCGATCCTGTCATCGGGTCCATCGCCGGTCGGTTGATGAAGGCGGATCAGATCCGGCTGTTCCATGATCAGCTGCTGTACAAGCCGGGCCGGGGAACGGGAAAAGAGTCCGTGAATGTAGGCTGGCATCAGGATTATGTATACTGGCAGTGCTGCAGTGAGCCGACGCTTATCACGGCCTGGGTTGCGTTTCAAGATACAGACTTATCGAATGGAAGCCTGCAGATGGTTCCTCGCAGCCACAAGTGGGGCATGCTGAACATTAATGATTTTTTTGAGCAGAATATGGAGAAGCAGGAAGAGGAGATGGAGATTCCGGAGAACGAGAGGTTTGCTCCGGTGCCGATGATCATGAAAGCGGGTCAGGTCAGCTTCCATCACGCGCTCACGATTCACGGGAGCGGAGCCAATAATTCCTCCTCGCCGCGTAAATCCATGGCGGTGCATATGATGACCGGAGACACCACCTACCGTTACAGCCCGAAAGGGGATCACCATTTTAACGCCCAGATGATGCAGGGCCGAGAAGGCGAGCGGTTTGAGGGTGACGCATGGCCGGTCATGTTCGATGCTTCAAAGGGAAATTGA
- a CDS encoding M42 family metallopeptidase: MKQSTLDLLRTLTEFPAAPGFERDLRALVKEKLSPYTDEFVQDRLGSIFGVLRGKKKGPKVMVAGHMDEVGFMVTGITEAGMVKFQPLGGWWSQTVLAQRLQIITKQGPVVGVVGSVPTHLLDDAQRSKPVDMKSMYIDIGADNKSEAEAFGITPGQQILPICDFTPLANPKKIMAKAWDNRYGVGLAIELVEALHGEELPNTLYAGATVQEELGLRGARTSANLIQPDVFFGLDASAANDMTGDKSQFGQLGQGALLRIFDPTMLTHRGMVEYVQDTADTHRIKYQYFVSPGGTDAGQVHLSGIGVPSTIIGICSRYIHTSSSIIHTDDYEAAKELLIKLVKGLDETTLNTILERS, from the coding sequence ATGAAACAATCAACCCTGGATCTGCTCCGCACCTTAACAGAATTTCCGGCTGCTCCCGGCTTTGAGCGTGACCTCCGTGCCTTGGTCAAGGAGAAGCTGTCCCCGTACACTGACGAATTTGTCCAGGACCGGCTTGGCAGCATCTTTGGCGTGCTGCGCGGCAAGAAGAAGGGTCCAAAGGTCATGGTTGCCGGACATATGGATGAGGTCGGGTTTATGGTTACTGGCATTACAGAAGCGGGTATGGTGAAATTCCAGCCGCTGGGCGGCTGGTGGAGCCAGACTGTACTGGCCCAGCGCCTGCAGATTATAACCAAGCAGGGGCCGGTCGTCGGGGTTGTCGGCTCTGTACCGACTCATCTGCTGGATGATGCCCAGCGCAGCAAGCCTGTGGACATGAAGAGTATGTATATTGATATTGGCGCTGATAACAAGAGTGAGGCGGAAGCCTTCGGAATTACACCGGGACAGCAGATTCTTCCGATCTGTGATTTCACACCACTGGCCAACCCTAAAAAAATCATGGCCAAGGCCTGGGACAACCGGTACGGCGTTGGGCTTGCCATTGAGCTGGTTGAGGCTCTTCATGGCGAAGAGCTTCCAAATACACTGTATGCCGGAGCCACTGTTCAGGAAGAGCTGGGCCTGCGGGGTGCACGGACCTCAGCGAACCTGATTCAGCCTGACGTCTTCTTTGGGCTGGATGCCAGCGCGGCCAATGATATGACCGGTGACAAGAGCCAGTTTGGTCAACTGGGCCAGGGTGCCCTGCTGCGTATTTTTGATCCTACCATGCTGACACATCGCGGGATGGTAGAGTATGTACAGGACACAGCAGACACTCACCGGATCAAGTACCAGTACTTCGTATCTCCCGGCGGAACGGATGCGGGCCAGGTCCATCTCAGCGGCATCGGTGTTCCTTCTACCATTATTGGCATCTGCTCCCGCTACATTCACACCTCCTCCTCCATCATCCATACCGATGACTACGAGGCGGCCAAGGAACTGCTGATCAAGCTCGTTAAAGGATTAGACGAGACGACGCTGAACACCATTCTCGAACGCTCCTGA
- a CDS encoding carbohydrate ABC transporter permease: MNKFLGNKTAILLFISPALLLFTVLVFWPILQVFYRSLFEWDGLTEGTFIFLDNYKRMFEDSLFYTSLYNGLIFALILTVLQISIGTVLALTISDGLIKGRKLLRISFFIPVVLSITVVCQLWLAIYNGEYGLINKIFEALGLSYRQDWLSNSKTAIFAIAMVNAWQYMGYHFALLLAAARSIPEQYMEAAKIDGAERWTAHWKITIPLMAETYKFCLVLAITGGLNAFANMYIMTGGGPGTSTYTLTYMMYRSAFRVGEFGYGSASAAFLVIECLIVTFAINRLVARERIVY, from the coding sequence ATGAATAAATTTCTCGGAAACAAGACCGCCATCCTGCTCTTCATCTCTCCCGCCCTGCTACTGTTTACGGTGCTCGTCTTTTGGCCGATCCTGCAGGTGTTTTACCGGAGCCTGTTTGAATGGGATGGCCTCACGGAAGGAACCTTCATCTTTCTGGACAACTACAAGCGGATGTTTGAGGACAGCCTCTTCTATACCTCGCTGTACAACGGCCTGATCTTTGCACTTATTCTAACCGTGCTGCAGATCAGCATCGGCACCGTGCTGGCGCTGACCATCTCGGATGGCCTGATCAAGGGCCGCAAGCTGCTGCGGATCAGCTTTTTTATTCCGGTTGTTCTGTCGATCACGGTCGTCTGTCAGCTTTGGCTCGCTATTTACAACGGAGAGTATGGACTGATAAACAAAATATTTGAAGCCCTCGGTCTGTCCTACCGCCAGGACTGGCTTAGCAACAGCAAAACGGCCATTTTTGCCATCGCCATGGTGAACGCCTGGCAGTATATGGGCTATCATTTCGCCCTGCTGCTGGCCGCCGCACGCTCCATTCCAGAGCAATATATGGAGGCAGCCAAGATTGACGGTGCCGAACGCTGGACCGCACACTGGAAAATTACGATTCCGCTGATGGCGGAGACGTATAAATTTTGTCTGGTCCTCGCGATTACCGGTGGTTTGAATGCGTTTGCAAATATGTACATTATGACCGGGGGAGGCCCTGGCACCAGTACCTATACCTTGACCTATATGATGTACCGTTCAGCATTCCGCGTTGGCGAGTTCGGCTACGGCAGCGCGTCGGCTGCGTTTCTCGTCATTGAATGCCTGATTGTGACCTTTGCTATCAACCGGCTCGTTGCCCGGGAACGGATTGTGTACTAG